The uncultured Methanobrevibacter sp. genome includes a region encoding these proteins:
- a CDS encoding DUF530 domain-containing protein, producing MEESVLVNKAEKYLKEISKDSIRLDNIDNFGNFKSLYFKLDDRLNFLQDLKDDMDAQGYTTPFTSLSRYGTKSVAEVALDEVGENSRHNQIFRMKANAKKNILDRVKSAIDSHKIAIGHLKQFGYVKCDSCYKKYSMDEYRRNDSKCSCGSESFTFKINKEATHRLEIIPYLPLSGNYMVLMSQFSNYGRESLKKVLNILKQERKGVVKTISLVIRFKDDNNRLVRKNITLDSEYVNNYEEEVRRIYGNSVRIEVLRFHRTKPAIIDDKHARTALAIAYVRYCEHIILNIKDDILKRRLSDFKRINIYDEVLSEFENQTPDFIDKYDVDAIEAWRESMIQKKLNSYGFMDNFGNMVRSLKRDLKIRDNIYKNIFVNIASSLILWDMFRYYLTTSNNSRKIESGPFPYIRVELDREQRKVFQTTYTKVISTLNDFTDIKIIPVYEMDLLLYEKFKFEKQIKNSNIKFNHVALGAGLIHENSDIELEEISNAFNINESKIKKEIKNINHIKNPKSDKSKKFLDLIKK from the coding sequence ATGGAAGAATCTGTCCTAGTAAATAAAGCGGAGAAATACCTAAAGGAAATATCAAAGGATTCAATTAGATTGGATAATATTGATAATTTCGGTAATTTCAAAAGTCTCTACTTTAAACTAGATGACAGACTAAACTTTTTACAGGACTTAAAGGATGATATGGATGCCCAAGGGTACACAACTCCTTTCACATCCTTAAGCCGTTATGGAACCAAATCTGTGGCTGAAGTAGCCCTTGATGAAGTCGGTGAAAATAGTCGTCATAATCAGATATTCAGGATGAAGGCAAATGCCAAAAAGAATATTCTGGACAGGGTCAAGTCAGCTATCGATTCACATAAAATTGCTATTGGACACCTTAAGCAATTTGGATATGTCAAATGCGATTCTTGCTACAAGAAATATTCAATGGATGAATATAGAAGAAACGATTCCAAATGCAGCTGTGGAAGCGAATCATTTACCTTCAAGATAAATAAAGAAGCGACACACAGGCTGGAAATAATTCCATATTTGCCACTTTCAGGTAATTATATGGTGCTTATGAGTCAATTTTCCAATTATGGAAGAGAATCCCTTAAAAAGGTATTGAATATTTTAAAGCAGGAACGTAAAGGTGTTGTAAAAACTATTTCTCTTGTTATAAGATTTAAAGATGACAATAATAGGTTAGTTCGCAAAAATATCACACTGGATTCCGAATACGTTAACAATTATGAAGAGGAAGTAAGAAGAATTTATGGAAACAGTGTTAGAATTGAAGTGCTCAGATTTCATAGAACAAAACCTGCAATCATTGACGATAAGCATGCAAGAACAGCTCTTGCCATAGCTTATGTTCGATACTGCGAGCATATAATATTGAATATCAAGGACGATATTTTAAAAAGAAGACTGTCAGATTTTAAAAGAATAAACATTTATGATGAAGTTCTTTCGGAATTTGAAAATCAGACTCCCGATTTCATTGACAAGTATGATGTAGATGCAATCGAAGCCTGGAGAGAGTCAATGATACAAAAAAAGCTTAACAGCTATGGTTTTATGGATAACTTCGGAAATATGGTGAGATCTCTAAAGCGTGATTTGAAAATTAGGGACAATATCTACAAAAACATATTTGTAAACATTGCATCTTCCCTGATATTGTGGGACATGTTCAGATATTATTTGACAACTTCAAACAACTCACGTAAAATTGAAAGCGGCCCTTTTCCCTACATTCGTGTAGAGCTTGACCGTGAACAGCGTAAAGTTTTCCAGACTACCTATACCAAAGTCATTTCAACTCTAAATGATTTTACAGATATCAAGATTATCCCTGTTTATGAGATGGATCTTCTTTTGTATGAAAAATTCAAGTTTGAAAAACAGATTAAAAATTCAAACATCAAATTCAATCATGTTGCCTTGGGTGCTGGTCTGATACATGAAAATTCAGATATTGAGCTTGAGGAGATAAGCAATGCATTCAATATCAATGAATCCAAAATCAAAAAGGAAATCAAAAATATAAATCATATCAAAAATCCGAAAAGTGATAAATCCAAAAAATTCCTTGATTTGATTAAGAAATAG